The region GACACTTGGTTTAGGGGGTAGTTAATCTTGGTGGTCAACTTGATGAAAtcagagtcaccatggaaacactcTGGAGGAGTCTGTGAAGGAGCGTACAGATCTAGTTAGTGGTGGTGGAAAGCCCACCcgtgaagctgggtggtggtggtgcatgcctttaaccctagcacgataggcagaggcaggcgatctctgaattctaggccagcctggtccacagagcgagttctaaaacagccagggctacacagggcaACCCTGTCTCTGAGGCGGGGAGGGGAAATGTGGGTGGCAAGATCCCATGGGTGGtgtcccagactgaataaaagagaaaaagtgatCAGAGCACGCACGTTCGTTGCTTTTGGCTTCCTGATTGTGAACATGaggtgaccagctgcctcaggacCCTGCTATCATGATGACGCCACAACAGAACAGACTCCTTCAGCCAGGAAGTATGAACGAAGACAGACCTTCTTCcctgaagctgttttgttttatcaggTGTTTCGCCACAACAACAAAGTAACCAAAGCTGTTTTCTTCTCACTGTGGATGCAGAATTAAGCACaatcccctgccccaccccaccccctgccggAAGGTTAGGCTCAGCCTCTATGGAATCTTCTAGGGTGGAGCATTTCCCACGTGAGCCTGCTGTTTGAGGAGTCTGGCCCACCCTCGAAGGAAGCCCCAGGGACAAGAGCTCAGGGTGCTCAGCTATAAGCAGCAGCATGTTTTATTGCAACCAGAATCACCTGGTCATGTGAGGACGGGATGGCTAGGACACAAGGACATATCTGGTTATGGATGGCGGGCTCCCAGACCGAGACACAAAGACGGACGGGAAGGGTATCCAATGATGCTGAGGTGGAGGGTAGTTGGAAAGGGGGTGGTGGGGTCCATATCATCAGAGCCATGTCTGGGAAGGACCTAAGGGAAAGGGGACAATTGGCAGTGAGGATCTAAATGACCTAAGGGGCTCAAGAGTCTCTGGGGCAACATCTGCAGGAGTCCCCTGTGGATGCTGTTAGATCAAACAAAGATGCACTCTGTcccctgggaggagggaagaaaaccAAGGCTCAAAATGACAGTCACTGGCCAGCACCCATAGGTGGGACCTGCGACCCTGACTCCTAGGTCAGGACCATGTCCATCGATGTCTCTAGGCATCACCACAGCCTGGGTGACCTGCCTGTCAGTCAAGGGTCCTATGTGGGGATCTGTACACGGCCCAGGTCCTGATCCATAATCTGGAGGACATCGTCCAGGATAGAAGGCCCCAGGTCCACGTGCAGAGACAGCAGGGAGCTGGCATGCGACAGGAAGGGCTCCTCGGCCTCTGGCTCAGCGCTCATCCCATTGTGGGGCGAGCCAGCCTCTGGCACCCTCCAGATGTCCACATTTCCTGCCTCCTGCGGGGAGGACTTTGGAGAAGGCTGTGGGGACTCCAGGTGCAAGCGCGGGGGCTTAGGTGGAGCCTGAGCTGTGGGCAGGGTGAGGGCCTGAGGGCCGCCAATAACAGGAAGGGAGATGGCGTTTTTGAGCAGAGGTGACAGGCCATCCGGCAGCTCTCGCCCACACACTGTGGCAGTGCGAGTGAACTGGAAGGGAAGGTCGAAGCCACCGTCCTCTTCGGCCTCCTCCGCTGCTGTCCCTGGAAGGAGATGGAACTTTCCCTGCAGGAAGGAGATGTCCCCGAACATGTCATCACCGCCGCCGCTGCCGATGTGAATAGTGTGGCGGAAGTCCCCAAGCGGCGGGCTGATCATGTCTGAGGACAGCAGGTCCCGAAGcttctctttcttgcctttgCGGCTGCCACGTTTCAAATAGATGGGGACCTTGGTGGACATGGCGACTTCAGCACACTGGCCTCCTCAGTGCTCTCTCAACACTGGCTCCGGAGGGCTGATGTTCACGCTTGCCAAAAACCAAAGATTAGAGGGTAAAATGTGATCAAAGTTGGCCCACGGAATTAGAAAAAGTTAGATTAAAGGCCAAAAAAAGACAGGGTGTGTGGGTACACCCTACTTTTCTTCCCAAATGGATGAAAGTCGTTTtggagaagtagaggcagaaaggtGATGTCTCGCCAGCAGCggtgtgttttgctttttgttccaAGATTCTCTCTTTAGTACAGGGTTGAGAAGCTGAAATAAAGGGACACATAAATCAGGGACAAGAAGACAACAGACAAAGCAACCGGTAAATTGAAGTGAGGTGCATGCCAATAATCCCAacacagacaggaggatcaggagttcaaggccagcctaggctacatgtgACCCTGCCTCATAACAAATAGAGAGTTGGGGTATAGCTCAGTTACAGTGATTGCCCTGGGTGCCGGAAGCCCATGTCTACTCCCCAGCGCTATTAAAACGCATGCGTGGTAGTGCAGCCGGTATGATATTCTCAGCACctgaaaggtagaggcaggaatctggagtacaaggtcatccttggctacacgcCAGCCTCTGACTGTGAAGCCAGCCTCAGATACATGGGCCCCTGCTTcaaaaaatgggagaaaatatagGGGAAAGGGACAGGTGctatggcttggtgggtaaaagcacttgctgttaaggcctgaagacctgagttcaaggtgCAGAACCCACAGCAGGAGAGAACTGTGTCCTGGGAGTTGTACTTTGACCTTTTCATGCAGGCTGTGGCATGTGCCCACACTCATAAACACatggtaataataaaaataactttaaaaaaaagtcaactctCATGTGGAGCTTGGTGgatcacacttttaatcctagcaccaggaaggcagaggccagcctgcctggtctatgcAATGAGActccatcttttgtttgtttttcgagacagggtttctctgtgtagccttggctgtcctggactctctttgtagaccaggctggccttgaactcacagcaatccgtctgtctctgcctcctgagtgctgggattaaaggcctgcactaccacgcccagcagtttttctttttttttttttttaattgtatctgagtgctttatctgcagaagagggtatcagattacattatagatggttgtgagccaccatgtggttgttgggaattgaactcatgacctctggaagagcaggtggcgctcttaaccgctgagccatctctccagccctctttttttctttttttaaattttatttattatgtatacagtatgcattcgatcacattatagatactTGTAAACCACCatttggctgctgggaattgaactcaggacctctgcaagaacagtcagtgctcttaaccactgagccatctctccagccccttattttgttttttttccaagacagggtttctttgtgtaattttggctggctttcctagactagctttgtaaaccaggctggcctcgaactcacaatgatccacctgcctctgcctccctgagagctgggataaaaggcgtgcaccaccatgcccagctatgagactctacctttttaaaaaaaaggcaactctcttaattttttttcctttctgctctcccTGTATCAGCACTGTCTTTAAGGGCACCTGATAGAAAGCACATGTCTTCTTAGACCCGGAGAATAATGGCCCTCCTCATtacttcttttcacttttttttttttgaaacagtttcactatgtagctagcCCTGGTTGACCTAgcgctcactatgtagcctaggctgatgTGGAACACAAaggtctacctgcctttgcctctcaagtgctggcattaaaagtatAAGACACCACACCCCTCcccaagtctcttctgagagGGAACAGAGGCTGGGAATCTGAATGGTAGACGTTTAGGCACTTACAAACTCCTGCCGCTGGTCCCTGGCTCTGCTCATCGTCCCTGCCCTGGCATTCACTCTCATCCCCGAcctccagcatgtgctgccacacagGAGTTGCCACATTTCTATTTGAGTCTCACCACTGGTCTCAATTCCCTATCAACTAAGGATGGAGAGTTTGGAAACTGCCTGTCCTGCCCAACCTGGTACAGAGATGGCAACACAGGTGTCCAGGCAACAATGCTGAATGGCCAGCGCCTCACTTGGATCCATCTCTTCCCACTCAGAGggttccctttcctcctccctgggGTCTGGTCCTTACCAGCCAGGCTGAGTCTGATGGTATCTGTTCGACCCTCTTCCCAGCCCCTGCACTGAGAGAGATGGAGCAGGGTGTACAAGTGCTTTTGGGGTGGTTTGCATTCTTCTGAAAGGTTTGCAAATACATGTCATCACAAACCTTCTACGATCCCCATTTGAACATTGAAACTCTCGGGGCCACCGTGTCGACCCTGACATAGCTAGGGCACACCAGCTGgagaagcaaaaggaaacaaacgAGCAGCACCGGACATTTTGGGTTCCCACAAGACACTACAGAGAGAGGCAAGCAACACGTGGAAACAAGATCAAAAGCATGCCAttgctcggggctggagagatggctcagaggttaagagcagtggctgttcttccagaggtcctgagttcaattcccagcaaccacatggtggctcacagccatctatgatgagatctggtgtccccttctggctcTGGCGTGCACTccgaacactgtatacataataaataaataaatctttaagaaaaaaaaaaaaaaaagaatgccattgCTGGGTGTGGTAACCCACTccattaatcccagtacttgggaggcagaggcagacagatctctgagttcgagcccagcctggtctacagagggagtccaggacagggctctgttacacaaagaaaccctgtctcaaaaaacaaaaacaaaacaaagcaggatgccattaattatttttagatgTATGTGTTTCAGTGTCTTGCCTGCAAGTATAtaagtgcaccacatgcatggcTGGTGCCCACAGGTTGGAAGAGAGCATTGCATGCCTTGgatctgaagttacagatggttgtgagccaccatatgggtgctgggaacccaacctcTGCAAAAGCcacaagtgtttttaaccactgagctacctctccagccctgagacggTGTCATTTATTAAATGCATTCCCAACCTGggactggatagatggctcagtggttaagagcactgtctgctcttccagaggtcctgagttcaattcctagcaaccatctgctggctcacagccatctatactgggatctgatgccctcttctggcacggaGGTGGACATTCAGAGCGcctgtacataaaataaataaaccccttatatctaaagaaaaaaaaagtgaggctggagaaatggctcagcagttaagagcccccccttttttaatattttaattaattttcaatttatgtgccttggtgtaagggtgtcatgtgggtgccatgtggtgctgggaattgaacccgggtcctttggaagagcaggcagtgctcttaacaactgagccatctcttcagccccccacccctttttttcatggttgttctgcctacatgtgtgtctgtacactgGGTGTATTGGacatcctgggactggagttatagaaagCTGTGATGTAGATGCTGAAAATTGAACACACGCCCTCTAGAAGAGCCACCAgtagcagggcggtggtggtgcatgcctttaatcccagcacttgggaggcagaggcaggcagatctctgtgagtttgaggacagcctggtctagggagcaagttccaggacagtcagagctgttacacagagaaaccctgtcatgaagaaggaaaaaaacaaaacaaaacaaaaacagaaaagagccattagtgctcttaaccccccacccccacccccaaccctgagccatctctccagcctacccTGTAAGATCCCCTCTTAACATGAGAAATGACAAAGAATCAGGAAGGCCATCATAtgggtggaaagagaggaaacaaaggaaagatgCTCTAGTGCTAGGTTCCAGCTAAGTCCTAATGAGTGATCTGCTATGATAAAGCACACAAgtacagtgtgcatgtgtgtgaaggggtGTTTGCCCAAGTGCTGATGATGGCATAACTTCAGGCTGACTGTTGCTCTCGCTTACACCTTTTTGGGGGACTGAATCTCATTGCGTAGCCTTGACTTGCCTGGACCTCAGAGATTTGTCTGTATCAGGCTCctaggtgttgggattaaaggtgagtgccaccacactcagatttaaaataatgatggtggtgatgatgcggTGGGGCCGTGAtgggcttggtggttaagagcatttacttcCAGGGGACTTGGGTTCCCTCTCAGTTGCCACCCGCGTGGCTACTGCTCACAAGCCTTATGGAACTCTAGTTCCATGGGGTCTGACGCCCTCTTCAGGGTCCATAGGCATCATGCataaatgaacacacaaacacgtgaagccaaaacacttatacacataaagtaaaatgaaaaatcctttttctgggggtgggggtggggtgagacaaggtttctctggctgtcttggaactcactctatagaccaggttcacctcaaactcagagatcagcctgctctgctgggattaaaggcctgcaccattgCCACCAGGCTcaagaaagcttaaaaaaaaaaaagtgtgtgatGCTTCATAAATTTGAATGTCATCTTTGCACTGAGGCCACACTAAccatctctgttttgttctgattcAGTATGTGTGCGCTTGTTCTGAGTTTTATAtaaatgcaattttcttttttgagatgctGTCTGAAaacgcaaaacaaacaaacaaagaaacaatcaaacCAAGCTACACCCCAGCCACCTGTTTCTTATTGCACAAGTATTGTTTATGgagtcagaaaaaaaggaaagcttttttttttttttctggtttagcTATTTTtaaggtgaggaaaaaaaaaaaacacactgtGAATGGGTGTCATGCTGAATTAATGAAGAAGGAAGTGGAGCAGGTGTCCCCTCCAGTTCCTTGGGGGAGAGGGTTAGCATAGGGAGGGCATGGCTTGCCCCTGAAAGCTCATTTGTGTCTATATGCAGAATCCagcacaaaaagcaaagaaacacgTCAAAGCTTACACAGCAGGTGGGGCAGGGCCAAGACTCAAGCCAGAGGAGCCCAGCCTCCTCCACTAAGCCTTCCCTAGGCCAGCCCACACCTGAGCTGTGAAGAGGCACCCGCCATTTCCTCTGCCTAGGCTATGGGCGAtcaggaagggcaggaaggaggcagcaggATGCAGGCAGGATACAGTCCTAACTGCCCCCATCCCAGCACAGCCCTTTGCTCAGGAAACCCCACCCCAAGACCGGACACCCTAGGCCAGTCACCTTGAGCCATGGAGACTGGGCATCTCTAGTCTCCAGAGCACCTGCAGCCATCAGGAAACAAAAGAATGACCGGCAAATGGTAGCTTCCAGCCAAGTTCGAAGCTGTCCTAAGAAGATGCACCCCAAGTCTTAGAATCTTATCGCTGGTGTATGCTGTGACCGATACACCAAATGCAAGGCTCGCTGCTTACTGACAGTATCTGTCCAGTTGGCTGGTGTGAAGCTGGTGACGGTTCCTTCCTTTCCACTGGGGGAGAGTTGGGCTGAAGGGTGAGATCTGTCTAGAGGCTGGGCCAggcccttccccccaccctcactccatcACACTGGAGCTCCAAGACAGCTTGGCTGTTTCCACAGCAAATCAGGCATCCCTGTGAGCTGTCTCACTCTGAGCCAGATGTTCCCACCCAAATCCAGATGTGAGGAGAACAGAGGCTAAAGGGAAGGGCGGGGCCAGCATCAACCACCCAAGAGAAAGCTGGGGATAACAAGCAACAGCTCTAACTAGAAGATCTGGCCACAGGACCAGGGGCTCTGGCCTGCCATGGGGTTCCTTACACCACATGAACTCTCTAAGGCACGCTGTGTGGGTGCCACTACTGTCCTGGAGAGCCGCTGTGCTAGAACCACAGGATATGAAGGAACTTTACCAAGGTCATCCAACTAGCAAGAGATGGCACTGGTACCAAGGCTGGTCCATGTGGCTCCAAGGCAGCGGCCCACACCAGTGGTGACATGGATGGGAAACAGGAGAGAAACTATCAAGTCTCCAGGCTTCCTCTGTATAATCATATCCCGTGGCTGCCACTTCCCCAGCTTGCAAGTGTGCAGAGCTCTAAGAAGGACCTCTGATTAGGGTAAGGCTGCCAGGAGGAGCTTTCTCCAGCAATGGGAAGAGCAGTTGGGGGCCATCCCGGCTCTACAGCTTGCCCTGGACAGCAACCCTGGGCCTCCCTCAGAGAAGATGACTTCCCGGAGGCAGATCTCCTCTGGTCATGGAGAATACTATTTAATCCCTGgccattctgttttgttttctcttttttggtttttcaagacagggtttctctatgtagccttggctgtcctggactcgctttgtagaccaggctggcctcgaactcacagcgatccgcctgcctctgcctcccgagtgctgggattaaaggcgtgcgccaccacgcccagctccctgGCCATTCTCGATGTTTGTGGAAATTCTCCTCCCTCCAATgggcttttttccttccccctcccctctttggACACAGTgtctcactaggtagaccaggtctttttccacctcccaagtgctgagattaaaagtgtgccgcCCAGTCAGACATGGTGATgaatgcctctaatcccagcacctgggagacagaggcaggccaacctctatgagtttgaggccagcttggtttgcATGGTTAGTTCCAGGATAGTAGTGAAAGCCTATCAAACATTCaaatctcaaaaagcaaaacaacaaacaaacagaaaaggtgccaccatggccagctctaggtgtgtgtgtgtgtgtggtttttttttcccccttctctaaAGGCTTACTgaaaagttttttggttttggttttttgagacagaatttctctgagtagccctggatgttctggaactcactttgtagaccaggccagttgaatttagagatctgcctgcctttaaaaattaaaacattgccTCTCTAAAAAAAGAGAGGGgtgagttttatttattgttactgtgtgcgtgtgtgcgtggtgtgtgtgtgtatgcatggtgtgtgtgtgtatgcatggtgtgtgtgtgtgtgtgtgtgcatagtatgtgtgtgtgtgtgtgtagtacagtatgtgtgtggaggtcagaagacaactttgtggaattggttctttccttccatcttcaaGTGTTTCGGGAATGGAACTTATCTACAAGCTTGCTCAGCAAGCTACTTCCGCTGACACATCCTGCCAGCCCAAGGGAATGGTTTGGATCTAGTTCCACCTGGGGCTCTGACCTTGGACAGTGCACCTTTCCTTTCTAGGTCTGAACTTACCTTCCCCGTCTTTAAAATAAGCTGGCCCATCGCTATACTGGAAAGGAGGGGCCTCTGCATAATAGATAAATCCACAGTCACAAAGGACGTTCAGCAAATGTTTGCAGGGCCTTCCTCAAGCACTTCGACTCTCCCAGACAGTGGttgcaacaagaacaaaaa is a window of Acomys russatus chromosome 5, mAcoRus1.1, whole genome shotgun sequence DNA encoding:
- the Cdc42ep2 gene encoding cdc42 effector protein 2, whose amino-acid sequence is MSTKVPIYLKRGSRKGKKEKLRDLLSSDMISPPLGDFRHTIHIGSGGGDDMFGDISFLQGKFHLLPGTAAEEAEEDGGFDLPFQFTRTATVCGRELPDGLSPLLKNAISLPVIGGPQALTLPTAQAPPKPPRLHLESPQPSPKSSPQEAGNVDIWRVPEAGSPHNGMSAEPEAEEPFLSHASSLLSLHVDLGPSILDDVLQIMDQDLGRVQIPT